Proteins from a single region of Dehalococcoidales bacterium:
- a CDS encoding endonuclease, which translates to MTGEILQGIYHRLMDRYGPQHWWPGEEPFEVMVGAILTQSAAWSNVEKAIANLKDAGALSPESLRQLPLSEIATLIYPSGYYNAKALKLKSLATWLGEYYQDNLDRLFATETGQLRRELLAVHGIGEETADSIILYAANQPIFVVDAYTRRIIDRIDLAPEATSYADYQALFMDNLPRDVGLFNEYHALLVCLGKNVCRSRPLCQQCSLAGGIGGNSHGKSRSYCRGNS; encoded by the coding sequence TTGACAGGTGAGATACTGCAAGGTATCTACCACCGGCTCATGGACCGCTACGGACCGCAGCACTGGTGGCCGGGAGAGGAACCGTTCGAGGTGATGGTGGGTGCCATTCTTACCCAGTCTGCTGCCTGGTCCAACGTAGAAAAGGCTATCGCGAATCTGAAGGATGCCGGTGCGTTATCACCGGAGTCGTTGCGACAACTCCCCCTCTCCGAGATTGCCACGCTTATCTACCCCAGCGGGTACTACAATGCCAAGGCGCTCAAGCTCAAGTCTCTGGCCACCTGGCTGGGTGAATACTATCAGGATAACCTTGACCGCTTATTTGCCACTGAGACGGGACAGCTTCGTCGGGAGCTGCTTGCGGTACACGGTATCGGTGAGGAGACCGCCGATTCCATAATTCTCTATGCGGCTAACCAGCCGATATTCGTTGTGGATGCCTACACACGGCGTATCATAGACCGAATCGACCTGGCTCCGGAGGCAACCAGCTATGCCGACTACCAGGCCCTCTTCATGGATAACCTGCCGCGTGATGTGGGCCTGTTCAATGAATACCATGCACTGCTGGTATGCCTCGGTAAGAATGTGTGCCGCAGTCGCCCCCTGTGCCAGCAGTGCTCTCTGGCTGGCGGTATAGGCGGCAATAGCCACGGCAAGAGCCGCAGCTATTGCCGTGGAAATAGCTAG
- a CDS encoding metallophosphoesterase family protein → MLIGLLSDTHIAFKSQILPQQIKGVFQGVDLILHMGDVWIPDILDELEMVAPVLAARGDDDMDEDFGPDSRMEKRQVLHFDGITLWAMHIKPRYGLIVPNAQQNSYGGILNRSRHLAEQETEDPPDVVVFGHSHFAEIEHYKGVLLVNPGSPTMPSYIPKLGTVGLLEVSNGKAEARLVKLE, encoded by the coding sequence ATGCTGATTGGACTGCTTTCGGACACCCACATTGCTTTTAAGAGCCAGATACTGCCCCAACAGATAAAGGGGGTCTTCCAGGGAGTTGACCTGATTCTGCACATGGGGGATGTCTGGATTCCTGACATTCTGGATGAACTGGAGATGGTTGCCCCGGTGCTTGCCGCCAGGGGTGATGATGATATGGACGAGGACTTCGGTCCGGACAGCCGGATGGAAAAACGGCAGGTCCTTCATTTCGATGGTATTACCCTCTGGGCGATGCACATCAAACCGCGCTACGGGCTGATTGTCCCCAATGCCCAGCAGAACTCGTATGGCGGTATTCTCAACCGAAGCCGGCATCTGGCGGAACAGGAAACCGAAGACCCTCCCGACGTTGTTGTTTTCGGGCACAGCCACTTTGCGGAAATAGAACACTATAAGGGTGTTCTCCTGGTGAACCCCGGCAGCCCGACAATGCCCTCCTATATTCCCAAGCTGGGTACGGTGGGTCTGCTGGAAGTGAGCAACGGTAAGGCTGAAGCCCGCCTGGTGAAGCTTGAGTAG